A window of Ranitomeya variabilis isolate aRanVar5 chromosome 2, aRanVar5.hap1, whole genome shotgun sequence contains these coding sequences:
- the LOC143809230 gene encoding toll-like receptor 4 translates to MEDRWILLFNLWYVVHFAWSCCIEELPPVSLNCCNCNFSTVPQDLPTHSIRLDLSFNPLRSLHKKNFFQISTLELLDLTGCSIVSIEDHAFVGLENLHTLILTGNPIRFWSPLMFSGLDSLHRLVVVETSLTSLSMLPVAQLISLKELNVAKNLLKSLYLPIYVSSLHVLDLRANQIIDIKENDLENLRNVNVSNFSLILSQNHIDHIDPGAFALISLRTLHLKGCFSNADIMKRSFNAMYGLHVETVLIGHYRNSLTKISVKSEHFEELCGMKINELAISGMHFSKENIFCECFRNITSLRVINTDLHFLYFKSVASNLQKIEVKKSLLCKMPSGVISKLKKLKEIRITQNEQLSYFEDTIEAPNLELLDLSGNKLNIDPCCALIYDGVPFLKHLNLSYNPKIFLRSLFLNMSHLRVLDLSHTQLTNVGSYPIFYLMERLVYLDLSYTSCHFSIQCSFCGLKSVEVLKVAHTTFDTNILASVFATLTELRLLDVSSCGLKNIPVETFASLTFLQTLDLSKNNLLELQPPMLSPLIGLTMLNVSSNSFQSFSEETTTFLSKKLKNVDLSHNPYVCSCHQKTFLLWVHEQRSRGLKFSENLKCSTPEDLKGAQLSEVNLNCDLIIYVGLGIFAMIISIAGGIFCCYKQKYFYLCYLLRTDKNENYEKEYDAFVIHSSLDEEWVKEQLVPKLEDNNPRFQLCLHYRDFIPGMPITTNIVNEGIRRSRKALIILSQNFIESKWCSFEFEMVMSWQFLESQCGIIVILLEAVNMAHLKHMLGLNKYLRKNTYLKWVDGYVERRVFWMRLREALQHGDEKTKGTHQVDVDGELFEN, encoded by the exons GAACTTCCTCCAGTATCATTGAACTGCTGTAATTGCAACTTCTCTACGGTGCCCCAGGATTTGCCTACACATTCTATAAGATTAGACCTTAGTTTTAACCCACTCAGGAGTCTTCACAAGAAGAACTTCTTCCAGATATCTACACTTGAACTTCTAGACCTTACAGG GTGCAGTATAGTCTCTATTGAAGATCATGCTTTCGTTGGCCTTGAGAATTTGCATACCTTAATCCTCACTGGAAACCCAATACGATTTTGGTCTCCACTAATGTTTTCAGGCCTTGATTCCTTACATCGACTTGTTGTTGTTGAAACATCTCTTACTTCACTATCAATGCTTCCTGTGGCTCAACTTATCTCGCTAAAGGAGCTGAATGTTGCCAAGAATTTGCTGAAGAGTTTGTACCTGCCCATTTATGTGTCTTCCCTTCACGTTCTGGACCTCCGTGCTAATCAGATTATTGACATAAAAGAAAATGACCTAGAGAACCTACGGAATGTAAATGTTTCCAATTTTTCACTCATATTATCGCAGAACCATATAGACCACATTGATCCTGGTGCCTTTGCATTAATTTCTTTACGTACATTACATTTAAAAGGCTGTTTTTCTAATGCAGATATTATGAAAAGGAGCTTTAATGCCATGTATGGACTTCATGTTGAGACTGTATTGATTGGCCATTACAGAAACTCTTTAACAAAGATTTCGGTAAAAAGTGAACATTTTGAAGAATTATGCGGAATGAAAATTAATGAATTGGCAATAAGTGGTATGcacttttcaaaagaaaatatcttCTGCGAGTGCTTTAGAAACATCACGTCTCTTCGTGTGATAAATACAGACTTACATTTTTTGTACTTTAAATCTGTAGCCTCCAACCTTCAAAAGattgaagtaaaaaaaagtctGCTCTGTAAAATGCCCTCGGGAGTCATCTCAAAGCTCAAAAAACTGAAAGAGATTCGGATAACACAAAATGAACAACTTTCCTACTTCGAAGACACAATAGAAGCCCCTAACCTTGAATTACTGGACTTGAGCGGGAATAAACTAAATATTGACCCTTGTTGTGCTTTGATTTATGATGGGGTACCTTTTCTGAAACACCTAAACCTTAGTTACAATCCTAAGATATTCCTGAGGAGTTTATTCCTAAACATGTCTCATCTCCGTGTACTGGATCTCAGTCACACACAGTTGACCAACGTAGGCTCATATCCAATCTTTTATCTTATGGAAAGACTAGTTTACCTTGATCTGTCATACACATCATGCCATTTTTCTATTCAGTGCTCTTTTTGTGGCCTGAAGAGTGTAGAAGTGCTTAAAGTTGCCCATACTACCTTCGATACTAATATCCTGGCTTCTGTTTTTGCAACCTTGACTGAGCTCCGCTTACTGGATGTGTCATCTTGTGGACTGAAGAATATTCCCGTTGAAACATTTGCTAGTCTTACATTTCTGCAAACATTGGACCTCAGTAAGAACAACCTACTAGAACTCCAACCACCGATGCTAAGTCCGTTAATAGGACTTACAATGTTAAATGTGAGTTCCAACAGTTTCCAGAGTTTCTCTGAGGAAACCACTACATTTctatccaaaaaattgaaaaacgtGGACCTATCACATAATCCATATGTCTGTTCTTGTCACCAGAAAACATTTCTCCTGTGGGTCCATGAGCAAAGAAGCAGAGGACTGAAATTCAGTGAAAATCTTAAATGTAGTACACCAGAAGATCTCAAGGGTGCACAGCTTAGTGAAGTGAACTTAAACTGTGATTTGATTATTTATGTAGGTTTGGGGATTTTTGCAATGATAATATCCATTGCTGGGGGTATATTTTGTTGTTATAAACAAAAGTATTTTTACCTTTGCTATTTATTACGAACTGATAAAAATGAAAATTATGAAAAGGAATATGATGCATTTGTTATCCATTCCAGCTTAGATGAAGAATGGGTAAAAGAACAATTAGTTCCCAAATTAGAAGATAATAATCCACGCTTTCAATTATGCCTACATTACCGAGATTTTATACCAGGCATGCCCATCACTACCAATATTGTGAATGAAGGAATTCGTAGAAGCAGAAAAGCTTTAATTATCCTGTCTCAAAACTTTATTGAGAGCAAATGGTGCAGCTTTGAATTTGAGATGGTCATGTCCTGGCAGTTCTTGGAAAGCCAATGTGGAATCATCGTTATTCTCCTGGAGGCAGTTAATATGGCTCATCTTAAACATATGCTTGGACTAAACAAATATCTTCGCAAGAACACTTACTTGAAGTGGGTGGATGGATATGTAGAGAGAAGAGTTTTTTGGATGCGCTTAAGAGAAGCTTTACAGCACGGGGATGAAAAGACAAAAGGCACTCACCAGGTAGACGTCGATGGAGAACTGTTTGAGAACTAG